The nucleotide sequence CAGCCAGAAGATTTTTGGTCCTTCTATGAATGGCTGATCCGCCCGGACGCATTCTTGGAAAGTGCCTTGTTGCAAGGTGCGGTTCTGATCGTCTTGGCGATCGTTTTGGGGTTGTTGGTCGGATACATCATCAGCGCCGCACGCTATGGACCGTCCGAAGGTTTCTATGCCGTCGCGCGTGGTGTTCGTGATTTGGTGCGGTTCGACTTGCCCGGTACGTCGCCGCGTCGTGTCATCGCGTTGGCACGTTTGGCGTTTAAGGAAGCCATTCGCCGCAAAGTCCTGTTTGTGATCGGGCTGTTCGTCGTCGGTCTGTTGTTGGCCGGCTGGTTCTTGGACCCCAACAGCAGTGATCCCGCCCGGCTGTACATCAGCTTTGTTTTGACCGGTACGAATTACCTGGTCTTGGCTTTGGCGTTGTTCATCAGCGCCTTCAGTTTGCCATCGGATATCGAAAGCCGCCGGATCTACACGATCGTCACCAAGCCCGTTCGGGCGACCGAGATCGTGCTCGGACGGATGTTGGGTTTCATCGGCGTGGGCACGATGATTTTGGTTCCGATGGGGCTGGTCAGTTACGTCTTTGTGAAGCGTGGTTTGCGTCACACCCACTTGGAAGTCGCCGATGTGCGTCAGATCGACGATCAATTCGAAGGCGAAACTGACTTTGTGCGTTCACACAAACACAGCTTCACGTTGGACGCCGATGGTCGTGGTTTGACCGATGTGGTGCGTGGGCACCGTCACGTGGTGACTCGGGACGAAGATGGCCAGTTCGTGATCGGGCCGCCGACCGGTGATCTGCGGGCTCGCATTCCCCATTACGGCGAAGTCGTCTTCTTTGACCGTCGCGGTGAAGAAAAGGAAATCGGTCTGAACGTCGGCGACGAATCGTTGCCCGGTGGCTACGGCAGCAGCGGCATCAGTCGTGTGATCGGCATGTCACAAGGCCCCAAGAAGCTGGAGCATGGCTACATCGAAGGCGGAACATTGTGCGCCGCCGTTTTCACGTTTGATGATGTCACACCGGAACGTTTCCCCGACGGTATCCCACTGGACCTGACCATCCGCGCCTTTCGGACACACAAAGGGGATATCGAATCAACCCTGCGGGCGTCGTTGTCGCTGAAGCACCCCACGAAAGAGATCGAAACCAATCCGATCGTCTTCGAGGTCAACGAGTATGAAGTCGACGAGCGTCTGATGCCGTTGACGATGGAAGGTAGCGACGGCGATGAAACCCGGGAACTGAGCCTTTTCGACGACCTCGTGGACGACGAAGGCCGTATCAAGGTTGTCATTCGTTGTGTCGACCGCGGCCAGTATCTGGGCGTGACCAAGAGCAGTGTCTATCTGCGTCCCGGCGAAAGTTCGTTCGAATGGAACTTGGCCAAAGCTTACATCTCGATCTGGTTGCAGATGACGATGGTCATCGCGTTCGGTGTGATGTTCAGCACGTTCCTCAGCGGACCGGTCGCCATGATCGCCACCGCCGTTTGTGTTCTGTTGGGCTTTTCGGCCGAACAGATTTATGACACGCGGCATTACATCGATTCGGGAGTCAACCGCGGTGGCGGTCCGATCGAAGCGATGGTCCGGATGCTGCGACAGGATTCGGTGACGACAGAACTGGACGTCGATGTTTTGGCCAACAAGGTGATCAAAGCCGCGGACGCGGCGATCGTCTATTCGCTGGATGCGATCGCAACGGCGCTGCCCAACCTGCCCAAAATGGTCAGCACGGCGGAATACGCGGCATCGGGCTTCGACATTTTCAATGCATTGCTGGCGCGGCACGCCGCGGCGACTTTTGGTTACTGCCTGCTAGCGTTTCTTGTCAGTTACTTCTTTTTGAAATCGCGTGAGATCGCGGCATGAATTTGAAATCGGCATTCGGACGCAAAATTTTGTATCTGGGCGTCTTGGTCGTCATGTTGGTGCCGCTGTTCCTGTTGGGACAGCCGGCGACCGGCAAAGGTGACCGAGCCGGCCAACTGGCGGAAATGCGCGAGCGGTTCAACATCGCCGAAAGCGATCTTGGTGAAATCAGTCCTGCCAGTGAAACGATGAAGCTGGCTTCGCTGGGGATGCGTGGCGTTGCATCGACGTTGCTTTGGAATAAGGCGCATGACTTCAGTGTTCGCCATGAATGGGACCGCCTGAAAGCGACGCTGAACAACATCGCGCTTCTGCAGCCTCACTTTGACCGCGTTTGGGAATTCCAAGCCTGGAACCTGGCCTACAACGTTTCCAGCGAATTCGACGATTACCGCCAGCGTTACAACATGGTTGGTGAGGGCACCGATTATCTGACCCGCGGCGTCAAGCAGAATCGTCATGCATCGCGATTGGTCTGGTACACCGGATGGTTTTACGGCCAGAAGCTGGGCATGAGCGACGAGCGGAAGCAATTCCGTGAATTGTTCGCCGACGACGAAGTCTGGCACGAAGAACTGCTGGGCGAAGGCATTGCGGTGGATAGCCCCGAAGCCCGCGGGCCGATGGGCAAACCGGACAACTGGTTGGTCGGTCGGCTGTGGTTGAATCGTGGCTATGACCTGGTGGATTCCGGCGTCAAGATTCGTCGCCAAACGCCGATCAACTTCTACGAAACCGGTCCCAAGTGGCGGTTCAAGCACGCCGAGGCTATCGAGAAAGAGGGCGTGCTGGATGAACGAGCCCAGAACGCGTGGGAACTTGCATCGGAGGACTGGGGTGTCTTGGGCAACCGCAGCATTCCGGTCACCGCGCCGTTCACGATCAAGCTCGATCGCATCGACGAACTGAAGCGTCAACGCGACGAAAAAGATGAACAGTTCATCGAATTGGTCGGCGACACCACACAGACGGTTCGCGATGAACTGATAGCGAAACTTTCGGAAACCGAACGTGAGTTGTTGAATCGACCGCTGAGCGAGATGAACGGCGACGAATTCAATCTCCGTCGCGGGGCCGAGTTCAAGACCAAGCCGGCGCGGGCCGATGTCGCACGACGTACCGATCCGGATGTCCGATTGCGGGCCATTCGCTTGGCCGGCGAAATTGACGATCTGGAAGCCCGAATCAATAAGACCGAAGGCTATCGGAAGCAGATCAATTACCAGTACTGGAAAACACTGGCCATCGCCGAGCAGGAAGAACGAACCGTGCGTGCACGGCGGTTGGTTTACGAAGCGGAAAAAGCCAACGCGGACGCCGAACTGGACAAAGCGATCGAACTGTACGAAGAATCGTTCGCAATTTGGGCCGATATCTTCGACGACTATCCGATTCTGATCATCGACGACACCGCCGAAGATCTGCGTGATTCGATTCGTCGCTATGCCATCGCGATTGACAGCCAGGAATTCGACGAGGATTTCCCGCTGAAGACCTTCGTCGAAATGATGGACGAAGACGGCTACATGGATCCGGACTTGTATGAAAAAGTCCGTGAGACTCAGGCGTCCAAGTTGGAAGAACGCCAAAAGGAAAAGGAAGCCGAAGAGAAGCGGTTGGCTGAGGAAGCCGCCAAATTGGAAGCCGCCGAGAAGGCCAAGCAGCAGGAAGAAGCCGAATCCGAAGAGACCGATTCTGGATCAGAAAGCGATTCGTCCGGTTCCGAAGAGATGAACCAGGACGAAGCGTCTGAGGCGCCAGAGTCGGAAGCCGCTGAATCGGACGAACCAGAATCGTCTGAAAACGAAACGGAAGAAACCGACGCCGCGGACGAATCGTCGAACTGATTTCTGGGGCTTCGGCAACTCGCGTCGTGCAACGGCTTAGGCGGATGTTTGGTCCAGTGGATTCGCGGCGTCTGAAACGTCACGGCGTTGCCAAAGCGATGCGGCGACGCCCATAACCGACATGACGGCAATCCCGGCAAACACCATTCGGTGGCCTGTGATCCCCGGATGTCGGTCGATGACCCATCCGGTCACGGGACCAAAAAAGATGTCCGGCAGGAATCCGACCAGCGACACCAGGCCTGCCGCAGTGCCGACCAAGGTCGGTGGAATCTTTAAATCATCAAAGACGGCAAAGTAAACGCCGCGCAGACCATAGATCGCGGCCGCGGTGCAGGCCAGCAAGGTCAACAAGACTGGGGTGGCCGACAGGGTGAGCGCGGCCGGTCCGTTTGTCGGTCGATGATCGATGGCCAGCCAACCGTTGCCCACCGCGACTACGGCGAACAGCACCGCAAGCCATCCCATGCGTCCGGCGCGATCCGCCACCAGTCCGGCCGACAACGCGGCGATCGGTCTGGCCCAAAATGCCAGCGTTGTGACCCACGCGGCGCGCGACGAAGATGCGCCGTAAGCGTCGACCACGTAGATGCCATAGTTATCGATGCTCTTGTAGCCGCAGTAGGCGCACAGCACGATCCAGCCTTGCAGCCAGACGGATCGCCGGCGCAGGACCCGACCGATCGCCTGGACGTTGATGCTTTGGCCGGGGGCGTCGGCGTCCTGTCCAAGGTTCGCCGTGTCCGACGCATCGTTTGCTGGCCGTTTCAGGCCGAGCCAAATCATTGCACCGGAGGCGGCGACCGACAGGATTGCCAACAGCAGGATTGCTTGAAACGCGTCTGCTTCGCCACCGTCATCGACTAGGCTAGCGAAAACGAAACTAAACAGACTGGCAAGCAGTGCTGCAAATAGGCCGCGTCCGGCGTCCAGGATTCCGAACGCCCTGCCCTGGGTTTGTGTGCGTGCCAGGTCATGAGTGGCCCGAATCATCGGAGCCCAAAACAGCAAGATGGTGGTGACGCCAAATGCGGCATACGTCCAAAGCAAACGCGTGGCGCTGGGCTGTCCCCACAACGCCAACCCGCATGCCGCGGTTGATAGCAGTGCCAACGTCATCATGACGCGAGGGCCGAATCGATCGGCCAGCGGACCGCCGGCAAAATAGGCCACCGCGGCGACGATCCCATAAGCGGAAAACGCCAAGCCCAGATCGGTATTGGAGATACCCCACTGGGCCAGCATCACCGGCCGAAAAAGACGAGGCAGCACGAACGGCAGCACAAAGATGGCTTCGCCGGCGATCACCAGGGACCACAGACGCCACAGGGGCGAACCGGCGATTGATCTGAAAGACAAACCGTCGCTGCTTGATCGTGACTGGGAACGACTGTGTCGATCGGCTGGCCGATCAGCCAGCCGATGCGGACGAAGGACGCCGTTTCGGCTTATAGATTTCCGTCGCGGTTCCGAAGTGGATCTCACCGGCGTTCATCAACGTTTCCGACAGTGTCGGGTGGGGGTGAATCGCATCGGTGATGTCGTGGACTTCGCAACCCATTTCGATTGCCAGCACGGCTTCGGCGATCAGTTCGCCGGCACCACTGCCGACGATGCCGCAACCGATCACGCGGTGCGTTTCCGGGTCAATGATCCACTTGGTCAAACCGTCGGTGGTCCCCAGGGCCTGAGCGCGTCCACTGGCCGCCCATGGATAAACTTCCACATCCACCTTTCGGCCCTGGGCCTTGGCTTCTTCGACGGTGATACCCGCCCAGGCAATTTCCGGATCAGTGAAGACCACCGCGGGGATCGCGAACTTGTCAAACGCGACGTTCTTGCCGGCCAAGACTTCCGCGGCGACACGGCCTTCATGGGTCGCCTTGTGAGCCAGCATCGGATCACCGGCGACATCGCCGATGGCCAGGATCGACGGGTCGGCCGTTCGTTGCGAACGATCGCAGACGACAAAACCGCGTTCATTGACTTCGACCTTGGTGTTTTCCAGGCCCAGGCCTTGGGTGACCGGTCGACGACCGATGCTGACCAAGACGCGGTCAAAACGCTCGTTGCCGAAATGCTGTGGGCCTTCGAACGTGACTTCGATTTTGTCATCGACTTCGGCCATCGATCCGACTTTGGTGTGCAGCAGCACGCGGCCCTCGCACATCGAGTTGATCTGTTTGACCAGCGGTTTGACTAAGTCTTGGTCGGCACCGGCCAACAGGCGTTCGGCCAATTCGACGACGGTGACTTTGCTGCCCAGGTGGGCGTAAACGGTGGCCATTTCCAGACCGATGTAGCCGCCGCCGACGATCAACATTGTTTCCGGAACGTCTTTCAGTTCCAACGCACCGGTGCTGTCCATCACGCGGTCGCTGCCGATGTTGAACGCGCCGGGCATGGCCGGCACGCTGCCGGTGGCCAGGATGCAGTGGTCAAATGTCAGTTGGCCGCCTTCGGGGATCGATTCGTCGTCCCCTTCCAGTTTCATCGTGTTGGAATCGATGAACGATCCACGAGCGCGGATGACCGTCACGTTGCGTCGCTTGGCCAGACCACCCAAGCCGGACGTCAGCGTGTCGATCACTTTGTCTTTACGTCCACGCACGACGTCGATGTCGATTTTCGGTTTTTCGTCATAGACGACCCCCCAATCTTCTCGCAATTCATCGACTTCTTTGATGACTTTGGCGACGTGCAGCAGAGCTTTACTGGGGATACAGCCACGCAGCAGGCAGGTGCCACCCAGGCGTGGTTCGGCTTCGACGATGGTGACGTCCAAACCTTCGTCGGCTGCCAAAAACGCGGCCGCGTATCCGCCGGGGCCACCACCGAGAACGACAACAGGAGCGTGCATGAGTTTGTTTGTGTTTCAGCGAAGTAAAAAATCAGGGAAGCGATCAAAACGGTCGGCCGACCGAGTTCGCATGGATGTGTGTGTCACCGGTGGCGAACCGAGGTGCCGAAACCGGGATTTCCGAGAAAGGCCGGACGGCAAAATTCAGCCAACAAAAAAGGTACCTTCGAATCCGGCCCGCTGGGACCACCACCCGAAGATACCTTGGCGTTTGTTTTCTGTCCCTATTCGGGAATCGCGAACGAATCCGAAACTAGCGAGACAGGAATTCGACCACGCTGTTCGCGTCCACCGGCAGGCTGATGTCGCTTGCGCCGGGCAGACCCAAAATGGTCGCGGTCAGGTTTTCGCTATCGAAGGTCACCCAGTCCAACGCGTCGGGAGACGCATTGGCGATGACGCCACGATACAGGTTCTTCAAGTTTTCACGGTTGCGGACTTCGACGATGTCACCGGGGCGAAGCATGTAACCGGGCTTGGTGACTTTGACACCGTTGACACGGAAATGGCCGTGGGTGATGCCTTGGCGTGCTTGCGGGCGAGTCTTGGTGAATCCGACGCGTCGAACCACGTTGTCCAACCGACGTTCGCACATCAACAACAACAGTTCGCCCGTGTTGCCGACCTTGCGGCTGACATTTTCGAAATAGCGTCGCAGCTGACGTTCGCCCAAGCCGTAATAGTGCTTGATCTTTTGCTTTTCCATCAATGCCGCACCGTAGTTGCTGGGGCGGCGACCGCGGACGTGCATCCCCGGCGGCGAATCACGGCGGTCCAACGCACGAGCGGCGCCGGCGGTTTCGTAAATCAGGGTGCCCAGGCGTCGGTTCACGCGGGCTTTGGGTCCGGTATAGCGTGCCATGTGTTCGGAAACTCTCTTTTTGGCATCCTGAGATGCCACGGGTGGAACAGCCAGGGTGTGGGGACGATGCCCGTCACACCACGCGATCCGCGTTTCGTTGACTTCGGTCTTCCGTCACATGGTCCCATCGGATTGACGATCGGACGCGCCGCGGGGCCCAAGGGTGGGCCGACCAGTCGGCAAAAATGAAGCGGAATGAAAAAGCGTTCGCGCTGCGATGTTGGGAAATGGTGCAAGCGGCAGCGGTCGCCGGGCGTCGCCAGGGGCTGCAGCTCGCAACCGGAAAGTGTGGCAATTCGTCCGCGTTTTGGCAAGGCCAAGCGTCCCCCGTCCACAGGATTGCCCGTGATGTGCCGGGGTCAGACAGCCCGGCAGAAATTCGCGGCGGGATCGCCCTGTCGGTGGTGATGTTCTTTCTGGGGGGATCGTGGCCGAACATGACCGGCTAGGGTTGCCGATCCCGTAACCCTTTATCAACATGAAGGCACGAATTTTCACCTCAGGACCGGTTACAGGTGGTATGACCCAGCATCAAGACACAAACGATGCGAAAGTTTCAGTCGAGACGGCTGATTCGTCCTCCACGACCAGCCCTTGGAATGGCGGCTGGGACAGTGGAGCGGCGGGATTTGCCGCGGAGCCGGCGGCTTCGCTGTGGCAGGAAAACAACGGCAATTTCCTGGTGATGTTCGCTGTCGGTATCTTCTTTCTTGGATCCGGAGTGCTGGCCTGTCGCCAATTGCGTTTCGTCCCCCCCCGTTTTCCCGACGGACGAGCGATCCAGCCACCGGAGGATTCACTGATCCCGATTCCTGAAACCGGCGCCGAATCGGTCGATGACTTGGGCACCACCGGCGACGAAGCCGATGTGGACTCCGATGGGCTTGTCGGGGCGATTCAGCCGGTGATCCAAACGTCGCTCCAGAGACCAATGCCCGCCGCAGTGTCCAAGGCGAAGTCGACCAAGGTGTCATCGGGGGCTTCGTCCTACCGCATCATTGCTCGCGGAGCGGCGGCCGATCGCGGCAACATGATGCTGGCCGTTTACGATTCACCCGATGGTTTTAATGATCCTGCATCCGCGATTTATCGCGACAAAGTGCAGGTTCGCGATGGCGGGGCGACGTTTCAGTTGCCAGCGGCCAAGCTACCCCGCCGCTTCGCCGTGGCCGTTTACCATGACGAAAACGCCGACAGCCGTTTGAACCGAAACCTGTGGGGCATTCCGACCGAACGCTATGGGTTTTCCAATGACGCCCGTTCGCTGACGGGGCCTCCGTCGTTTGACCAAGCGGTCGTGCAGAAGTCAGATCATTCCGATCGGTTGGTGATAGCGGTTCGCTGAGCGGTCGCTTGATTGCGTCGCGTCAGTCTTCGACGACATCGACGACCAGGTTGTCGCGATGGATCACGCATTCGTAGGGACGGTGGCCCAACAGATCGCCGATCTGGTCGCTGTTGTGTCCTTTGATCTTGGTGATCTCGCTGCTGCGGTAATTGCTAAGCCCACGTCCGACCGTTCGACCGTCGGGGCCCACGACTCGCACGACGCTGCCGCGTGGGAAATTGCCTTTGACCCCGGTGATGCCGATCGCCAACAGGCTGCTGCCGCGTTCGGACAGGGCGCGGGCGGCTCCTGCATCGATGCTGATTTCGCCGATCACGCTGGCTGCCACGCCGATCCAGCGACGCCGGCCGCGAATCGTTTTCTCCTTGGGCATGAACAGTGTGCCCACCGGATTGCCCGCCATGATCTGATCCAACACGTCGTCTTGGCGACCGGGGCCGATGATGGTCGGGTGGCCGTGGGAAACGGCGATCTGCGCGGCTTTCAGTTTGGAACGCATGCCGCCTTTGCTGACGGTGTTGGTGTTGTCCGATGCCAGGCCCAATACATCGTCGTCCAGGCGACGAATCAAACCGATCGGATGGCTGTCGGGTTCATCGGGGTGACCGTCATACAGCCCTTCGATGTCCGACAGGATGATCAGCAGCGCGGATTCCAACAGGCCCGCGACGTGGGCGGCCAAGCGATCGTTGTCGCCAAAAGTCGTTCGCAGTTCGGCAACAGCGACCGAATCGTTTTCATTGACAATCGCGATCGCCCCAAGATCGTGAATGCCAAGCAGCGCATTGCGTACGTGCAGGTAACCGCTGCGGCGACGTAGATCGTTCCGGGTCAACAGCACCTGTGCCGCATGGCGTCCGTGGGTGGCGAACGACTGTTCGTAAGCACGGATCAAATCGGTCTGGCCAATCGCAGCGACGGCCTGCAAAGGACCCAGAGACTTGGGGCGGCCGGGAAGCTTCAGCTTGGCGACACCGGCGCCGACGGCCCCACTGCTGACCATGATCGTGTGACGACCCGAATCGGCGATGCGGCACAGTTGGGACGAAAGCCGCTGGACCCGCTGGATGTCCAACGTACCGTCGGGACGGGTCAGCACGCGGGTGCCGACTTTGACGACAACCGCTTCGGCGTTTTCGACGACCGCTTGTCGCAAAAGTTGTTCGGTCCCCGGGATTTCGCGGACGGCAAAATCGGGCGTATCAGCGTTCGATGACGGGTCTTGGCTAGGCTTGTCCATGGATGCCACCATTTTCCACGCGATCGCGTTGTCGGCTAGGGCGCTGCCGAAGCGGTGGCAGTGCGTGATTGCCGGTCGATCGGCATTCCGGCGGGTGGTGCCAGGTCGCCGTTTTTCGTTTCTTGCGGAGGGTCGATCGACCGTTAAGATTGATTGAGTACCGGGCCGGTCTGGTGCCGGGCGAAGAATGTCCGAGAATGACCACCGGCAACGGCGAATTCTTGGCCCCCATTACGGCAACCCCCCGATCTTCATGGCCGAACTGAATCACGAGTGCGGTGTCGCGGCGATATACCATCTGTCCGGCCGTGGTCGCAGCCCGATGTGCACCGAGCACGGCCCGCGACAAATCTCCCGCGTGCTGCCCCGAATGTTGCTGGACATTCAAAACCGGGGGCAACTGGCCGCCGGAATGGCCACCTATGATCCGGACCGACCTTCGCTGTTGCAGATCCGCAAAGATGTGGGGACGGTGACCGAGGTGTTTCGGCTGAATCATCGGGAAAAGACCGAAGCGTTGATGAAGCAGCTGGCCGGTCGGGCCGCGATCGGTCACACGCGATACGCGACGTGTGGGCAAGATGATCGCGAGTACGCCCAGCCGTTTGAGCGCGTCCACATCCACAAGCGAAAGTGGTTCTCGTTCTGTTTCAACGGTCAACTGTCCAACTACGGCCTGTTGAAGGAACGTTTGCTGGCCAACGGCGATCACCATCTGCGGTTGGACACCGACACCGAAATCATCATGCATGAATTCGGCCGGATCCTATCCCGCAGTACCGGTCCGGTTGACTGGGTCAGTGTTCTGCGCGAGGCCTGCGGCGGGTTCGACGGTGCGTACAGTTTGGCAATCCTGACCGCCGAAGGCGAAATGATCGTCGCCCGCGATCCGCTGGGCATCAAGCCGATGTGCTACGTGCACGAAGGTCCATTGGTGGCCGCGGCCAGCGAAAGCGTCGCTCTATTGAATTTGGGATTTGAAAACGACCAGATCAAATCGCTGCCGCCCGGACACGCCATCCTGGTCGATCCGGAACAAGGCGTGCGAATCGAATCGTTCATGCCATCGGAAAAGACCGCGCACTGTTTCTTTGAATGGATCTATTTCGCCAACGTTGCCAGCACCCTGGATGACCGCAGCGTCTATCTGAGCCGGACCAGCTTGGGCAAAGAACTGGCGATGGCCGAGCGGGAATTCAATAAGGTCGATCTGAATCCCGAAGACACGATCATTGTTCCGGTTCCCGACACCAGCAAAGCCGCCGCCGATTCGATGGCTTTCGAGTTGTCGATCCCGTCCCGCGAAGGTTTGATCCGAAACCGCTATGCCGGTCGCACGTTTATCGAAGGCGGCAATCGCAAAGCCAAGGCGGCCACCAAATACACTCCGCTGCGTGAAGTCCTGCAGGACAAACGTGTGATCCTGGTGGAAGATTCGATCGTCCGCAGCACGACCATGAACGTCTTGTTGGATCGTATCCGTGACGTCGGTGGGGCTCGTGAAATTCACGTCCGTGTCGCCTGTCCGCCGATCATCGCACCGTGCTTTTACGGCATCGATATGTCGACGGTCGATCAGCTGATCGCGCCGAAATATTTCGAAGCGGGTGAAGATCTCAGCGATGAAGCGCAGCAGCGTTTGGCCGACGATCTGGGGGCGGACACCTTGCGATATTTGCCCGTCGAAGCGATCAGTCGCGCGATCGGTATGCGAAGCGATCAGTTGTGCCGTGCTTGTGTGACCGGCCAGTATCCGACGTCGTGTGGCCAGCATCTGTATCAGATTGCGTTGGACAATCGCGGGGCTTCGGTCGATCAGCAGCGGACCTACGAGCAGTTGGCCGCAGCGATCGAAGCAGGGTGATTCGTTTCCGTCACGCGTGCTTTTTGCCTTTCCCCCGCGGCGTGGCTTTGTGCGTTACCGCGAGTGTTCCTGGTGCCTGCTGGTCGCTCAGCAGGCCGGTTTTTGCGGCTTGTGTTATTTCGGGTCGCGCTGGTGCGGCACGGCAGCGGTCGTTTGCCGCTTGAATGACAGTGATTCGGCGGCCCTTCATCACCTGATGGCGCAATGAAAAAGACCCCGACCGGTGTTGGGAAACAACGGTCGGGGCCTTCGTTGGTTTTGGCTGCGGATCGGATGATCCGGTAACTGCCAGGCTTGTCGCCCGGGCGACATTCGGCGCGAATGCGCGTGGGCGTTTTGGGAAGCAGCGTCGGGACGCTTACTTCAGCTCGACGGTACCGCCGGCTTCTTCGACTTCGGTCTTGACCTTCTCGGCGTCTTCCTTGGAAACGCCTTCCTTCAAGGTGGCGGGAACGCCTTCGACCATCTTCTTGGCTTCCATCAGCGAAGCGCCGGTGATGTTCTTGACGACCTTGACGACGTTCAGCTTCTTGTCGCCGAAGC is from Crateriforma conspicua and encodes:
- a CDS encoding amidophosphoribosyltransferase, with amino-acid sequence MAELNHECGVAAIYHLSGRGRSPMCTEHGPRQISRVLPRMLLDIQNRGQLAAGMATYDPDRPSLLQIRKDVGTVTEVFRLNHREKTEALMKQLAGRAAIGHTRYATCGQDDREYAQPFERVHIHKRKWFSFCFNGQLSNYGLLKERLLANGDHHLRLDTDTEIIMHEFGRILSRSTGPVDWVSVLREACGGFDGAYSLAILTAEGEMIVARDPLGIKPMCYVHEGPLVAAASESVALLNLGFENDQIKSLPPGHAILVDPEQGVRIESFMPSEKTAHCFFEWIYFANVASTLDDRSVYLSRTSLGKELAMAEREFNKVDLNPEDTIIVPVPDTSKAAADSMAFELSIPSREGLIRNRYAGRTFIEGGNRKAKAATKYTPLREVLQDKRVILVEDSIVRSTTMNVLLDRIRDVGGAREIHVRVACPPIIAPCFYGIDMSTVDQLIAPKYFEAGEDLSDEAQQRLADDLGADTLRYLPVEAISRAIGMRSDQLCRACVTGQYPTSCGQHLYQIALDNRGASVDQQRTYEQLAAAIEAG